A section of the Euzebya rosea genome encodes:
- a CDS encoding sigma-70 family RNA polymerase sigma factor: MASTHEGGPVVPGPPDATDPTPPPVPPPSPTAGALQVYDRHADRLYDFVVAVTRDPGAAAELVRDVVVAARAPGHPSDPQELRMWLYATIRGEAFDWLAARGRLSPEDRVVELPHIREDHTTGDLGAVVWEALAACSERDQALMTLHLRHGLTGADLAGAMGLSEAASDRLLDRALERAHEEVGALLSLLGVGPSWPGLAQLQEEWDGTYSPWVRRIVTAQQHAQASAGAVPMPPGAPDPLQLLQAVPLVPAPPQLRDAVRTRLEAVDALAMPAPVADPDDLDDTIPPEAAIPLVTRDDDPTIPPERAIAWTSPDDDATIPPEHAIPLPPAPAPVGEATGRATDHRGPVPIAPAADVATPVGDTRPHRRVPLVLSVALGAAIALVVAGILARALFGDEVDEPVALTTESVPALPDRSNPPAIASAGSARTPTPSITDGTSGAVAAASDGVPTVPEAADAEPSADTTVAADRGELLVPADPVVVSEGGGTAQLGNGGAAPLEWQLTSRPEWAEVVPDRGTIGPGSTVQVVVTRVADMPEGDHEGVLRIETAVGTVREVSLTTAVDRPPELQEVQFGTRLLIQQGCGLDSSEVAVTVRDESGIDRVVLTVDGPGAGRQSQVELRPDPTSPGQFVGVVGPFDTPGTAAVTVTAADTRGNEAMADGGMLTVAPCPGGSAP, translated from the coding sequence GTGGCGTCGACCCACGAGGGCGGACCGGTGGTGCCCGGACCGCCCGATGCGACTGACCCGACACCGCCGCCGGTCCCGCCACCATCCCCGACGGCAGGCGCCCTGCAGGTCTACGACCGGCATGCCGACCGGCTGTACGACTTCGTGGTGGCCGTCACCCGGGACCCCGGTGCGGCCGCCGAGCTGGTCCGCGACGTCGTCGTCGCCGCCCGTGCGCCCGGGCATCCGTCGGACCCGCAGGAGCTGCGGATGTGGCTGTACGCCACGATCCGCGGCGAGGCCTTCGACTGGTTGGCGGCACGCGGCCGGCTGAGCCCGGAGGACCGCGTCGTCGAGCTGCCGCACATCCGCGAGGACCACACGACCGGCGACCTGGGCGCCGTGGTGTGGGAGGCGCTCGCGGCCTGCAGCGAGCGGGACCAGGCGCTCATGACCCTCCACCTCCGCCACGGCCTGACCGGCGCCGACCTGGCCGGCGCGATGGGGTTGTCGGAAGCGGCGTCGGACCGGCTGCTCGACCGGGCGCTGGAACGCGCACACGAGGAGGTGGGCGCGCTGCTCTCCCTGCTCGGCGTGGGCCCCTCGTGGCCCGGGCTCGCGCAGCTCCAGGAGGAATGGGACGGCACCTACTCGCCGTGGGTGCGCCGCATCGTGACCGCGCAGCAGCACGCGCAGGCCAGCGCCGGTGCCGTCCCGATGCCGCCCGGGGCCCCCGACCCGCTGCAGCTGCTGCAGGCCGTGCCGTTGGTTCCCGCCCCGCCACAGCTGCGCGACGCCGTCCGGACGCGCCTCGAGGCGGTCGACGCCCTCGCGATGCCCGCCCCCGTGGCCGATCCCGACGACCTGGACGACACCATCCCGCCCGAGGCGGCGATCCCGCTGGTCACGCGCGACGACGATCCCACCATTCCCCCGGAGCGGGCGATCGCCTGGACGTCACCGGACGACGACGCCACGATCCCACCCGAACACGCCATCCCCCTGCCCCCGGCCCCCGCCCCGGTCGGTGAGGCGACCGGCCGGGCCACCGATCACCGCGGGCCCGTCCCGATCGCGCCAGCAGCGGATGTCGCCACCCCCGTGGGCGACACGCGGCCGCACCGCCGGGTGCCGTTGGTCCTGAGCGTCGCGCTCGGCGCGGCCATCGCCCTCGTCGTGGCCGGCATCCTGGCCCGCGCCCTGTTCGGGGACGAGGTCGACGAACCCGTCGCCCTGACCACCGAGTCGGTGCCCGCGCTGCCCGACCGGTCCAACCCGCCGGCGATCGCCTCCGCCGGCTCGGCGCGGACGCCGACCCCCTCGATCACCGACGGGACGTCGGGTGCCGTCGCTGCGGCGTCCGACGGGGTGCCGACCGTGCCGGAGGCGGCTGACGCCGAACCCTCCGCGGACACCACCGTCGCCGCCGACCGTGGCGAGCTGCTGGTCCCGGCAGACCCCGTCGTCGTCTCCGAGGGCGGGGGCACCGCCCAGCTCGGCAACGGCGGTGCCGCACCGCTGGAGTGGCAGCTGACCAGCCGGCCGGAGTGGGCCGAGGTCGTGCCCGATCGCGGCACCATCGGACCCGGCTCGACGGTGCAGGTCGTCGTCACCAGGGTCGCGGACATGCCCGAGGGCGACCACGAGGGTGTCCTTCGCATCGAGACGGCGGTGGGCACCGTCCGCGAGGTCAGCCTCACCACGGCCGTGGACCGGCCACCGGAGCTGCAGGAGGTCCAGTTCGGCACCCGGCTGCTGATCCAGCAGGGCTGCGGGCTGGACTCCTCCGAGGTCGCGGTGACCGTACGGGACGAGTCGGGCATCGACCGGGTCGTGCTGACCGTCGACGGCCCGGGCGCAGGCCGGCAGTCCCAGGTCGAGCTGCGGCCCGACCCCACCAGTCCCGGGCAGTTCGTGGGTGTCGTCGGCCCCTTCGACACCCCCGGGACCGCCGCCGTGACCGTGACCGCGGCGGACACGCGCGGCAACGAAGCGATGGCCGACGGCGGCATGCTGACCGTCGCTCCGTGTCCCGGCGGGTCCGCGCCGTAG
- a CDS encoding WhiB family transcriptional regulator, whose protein sequence is MESAHMATLPLLTSAPSTSWQAHGLCRSVDAGVFFPPAQFEHKPEREAREKRAKAICNECPVRGECLEWALSTKEPHGVWGGYAEGERKQILQGKVKISA, encoded by the coding sequence ATGGAGTCCGCCCACATGGCCACCCTGCCGTTGCTGACTTCGGCCCCCAGCACCTCGTGGCAAGCCCACGGACTGTGCCGCAGTGTCGACGCCGGTGTTTTCTTCCCCCCAGCCCAGTTCGAGCACAAGCCAGAACGCGAGGCCCGCGAGAAGCGCGCCAAGGCGATCTGCAACGAGTGCCCCGTCCGTGGGGAGTGCCTGGAGTGGGCGCTGTCCACGAAGGAACCGCACGGGGTCTGGGGTGGGTACGCCGAGGGCGAGCGCAAGCAGATCCTCCAGGGCAAGGTCAAGATCAGCGCCTGA
- a CDS encoding DUF4177 domain-containing protein → MTKWEYFTAPLLDHALQEILNNFGDEGWELVTVVAFSPQQQVAYFKRPKAD, encoded by the coding sequence ATGACGAAGTGGGAGTATTTCACCGCACCCCTCCTGGACCACGCGTTGCAGGAGATCCTGAACAACTTCGGCGACGAGGGCTGGGAGCTCGTGACCGTCGTGGCGTTCAGCCCGCAGCAGCAGGTCGCGTACTTCAAGCGACCGAAGGCGGACTGA
- a CDS encoding RidA family protein: MGAVDDRLAAAGIELPEAPPPAAAYVPWTRTGNLVFTAGQIPVKDGSPVSTGKVGAEVSLEEGQAAARQCAINVLAQLRAAADGDLDRIQRIVKITVFVASAPDFAQQHLVANGASELLGDILGDEVGRHARSAVGTAVLPLDVPVEVEAIAELS; the protein is encoded by the coding sequence GTGGGCGCGGTCGACGACCGCCTGGCGGCTGCCGGGATCGAGCTGCCCGAGGCGCCACCTCCCGCCGCGGCCTACGTGCCGTGGACGCGGACCGGCAACCTCGTGTTCACCGCTGGCCAGATCCCGGTGAAGGACGGCAGCCCCGTCAGCACCGGCAAGGTCGGTGCCGAGGTCTCGCTCGAGGAGGGGCAGGCGGCCGCTCGCCAGTGCGCGATCAACGTCCTGGCCCAGCTGAGGGCCGCGGCCGACGGCGACCTGGACCGGATCCAGCGGATCGTCAAGATCACCGTCTTCGTGGCCAGCGCGCCCGACTTCGCCCAGCAGCACCTGGTCGCCAACGGCGCCTCCGAGCTGCTCGGCGACATCCTCGGCGACGAGGTCGGCCGGCACGCCCGGTCGGCGGTGGGCACGGCGGTGCTGCCACTGGACGTCCCGGTGGAGGTTGAGGCGATAGCCGAACTCAGCTGA
- the selB gene encoding selenocysteine-specific translation elongation factor encodes MRVVCTAGHVDHGKSTLVTALTGRDPDRLAEEKRRGLTIDLGFAWTTLPDVGEVAFVDLPGHERFVPTMLAGAGPVRTALFVVAADEGWMPQSAEHLAILELLGTTDAVVALTRVDLVDEETAWIAAELLADQLRRTALAAAPIVPVSSTTGLGLDELRAALAAMLEGAPAVPDDGRPRMWLDRAFSIRGAGTVVTGTLQGGSVAVGDRLQVLPLDREVRVRGLQALEQDVEEVRPGWRVAMNLSGVDADEVGRGDAVVGGGWRTTEVVEAVLTPVEGQVVGRRGAWTAHVGTAAVGVHVHPVAGQDLVDVGAVRLEMDRALPLAVGDRVVLRESGRGVTAGGGTILDPAPGPRVRGATTRRSRAERLVGAGSVAAPAERVRLLVEARRAAPTAAVLADANAGPGAIADSDAVVVGDHLVHEEEFALWGGLAVSAVVSFHQRRPALPAVDPEIPRRRLREAGCPAEVIRPLVALLVERDRLVSVPGGVAAPGHEPRLTVAQQAARVALLERLDAEGVSPAPLAEVAEDVGADDDLLTVLRSTGQLVDLPGLDAAVTAGALERAIATLSTLQGDHGPFTASQAREALGTTRRFALPLLELLDTTGVTTRDGDLRQIA; translated from the coding sequence GTGAGGGTCGTCTGCACCGCCGGGCACGTCGACCACGGCAAGTCGACGCTCGTGACCGCCCTGACCGGCCGCGATCCCGACCGGCTGGCGGAGGAGAAGCGCCGCGGGCTGACCATCGACCTGGGGTTCGCCTGGACGACGCTGCCGGACGTCGGCGAGGTCGCCTTCGTCGACCTGCCCGGCCACGAGCGGTTCGTGCCCACGATGCTGGCGGGCGCCGGCCCGGTCCGCACCGCGCTGTTCGTCGTGGCCGCCGACGAGGGCTGGATGCCGCAGTCCGCGGAGCACCTGGCCATCCTCGAGCTGCTCGGGACCACCGACGCGGTGGTCGCGCTCACCCGCGTCGACCTGGTCGACGAGGAGACGGCCTGGATCGCCGCCGAGCTGCTGGCCGACCAGCTCCGGAGGACCGCGCTGGCGGCCGCCCCGATCGTGCCCGTGTCCAGCACGACCGGTCTCGGCCTGGACGAGCTCCGCGCTGCCCTGGCCGCCATGCTCGAGGGCGCCCCCGCCGTACCCGACGACGGGCGGCCGCGCATGTGGCTCGACCGGGCGTTCAGCATTCGCGGCGCCGGCACCGTGGTCACCGGCACCCTCCAGGGCGGCAGCGTCGCGGTCGGCGACCGGCTGCAGGTGCTGCCCCTGGACCGCGAGGTACGGGTGCGGGGGCTGCAGGCGCTGGAGCAGGACGTCGAGGAGGTCCGGCCCGGCTGGCGGGTGGCGATGAACCTCTCCGGCGTCGACGCCGACGAGGTGGGTCGCGGCGACGCCGTGGTGGGCGGTGGCTGGCGAACCACCGAGGTGGTCGAGGCCGTGCTGACCCCGGTCGAGGGGCAGGTCGTCGGGCGACGGGGCGCATGGACGGCCCACGTCGGCACGGCGGCGGTGGGCGTGCACGTGCACCCGGTTGCCGGTCAGGACCTCGTGGACGTCGGGGCGGTCCGGCTGGAGATGGACCGGGCGCTGCCGCTCGCCGTGGGCGACCGGGTGGTCCTGCGTGAGTCGGGCCGGGGGGTGACCGCCGGCGGCGGGACGATCCTCGATCCCGCACCCGGCCCGCGGGTCAGGGGGGCGACGACCCGTCGCTCCCGTGCCGAGCGGCTGGTGGGTGCAGGGTCGGTGGCCGCCCCTGCGGAGCGGGTTCGCCTGCTGGTCGAGGCCCGTCGGGCCGCGCCGACCGCAGCGGTCCTCGCCGACGCCAACGCCGGGCCGGGCGCCATCGCCGACAGCGACGCGGTCGTGGTCGGTGACCACCTGGTGCACGAGGAGGAGTTCGCCCTGTGGGGCGGCCTGGCGGTCAGCGCCGTGGTGTCGTTCCACCAGCGACGGCCGGCCCTGCCCGCGGTCGACCCGGAGATCCCTCGCCGACGCCTGCGCGAGGCCGGATGCCCGGCCGAGGTCATCCGACCGCTCGTCGCCCTTCTGGTCGAGCGGGACCGGCTGGTCAGCGTGCCCGGCGGGGTGGCCGCACCCGGGCACGAACCCCGGCTGACGGTGGCCCAGCAGGCCGCTCGGGTGGCGCTGCTGGAGCGGCTGGACGCCGAGGGGGTCAGCCCCGCTCCGCTTGCCGAGGTCGCCGAGGACGTGGGGGCCGACGACGACCTGCTGACGGTCCTGCGGTCGACTGGTCAGCTCGTGGACCTGCCGGGGCTCGACGCCGCGGTGACGGCCGGGGCACTGGAGCGGGCGATCGCGACCCTGTCGACCCTTCAGGGCGACCACGGACCGTTCACTGCGTCGCAGGCACGGGAGGCCCTCGGGACCACCCGTCGGTTCGCCCTGCCGCTGCTTGAGCTGCTGGACACCACCGGGGTCACGACCCGCGACGGCGACCTGCGGCAGATCGCCTGA
- a CDS encoding chloride channel protein: protein MRAVTTLRERNPLTKAGRTALRTSVLDRSRNDGAMLAIAAAVGIGTGLLAVLLVTLIVLVKGFVWGPSPVRWQVIAVPVLGGFVVGGLRVLSGSQSHDSGVTATMRAIAIHAGHIPVLRTLVKGVGTVVSIGTGAAGGREGPMVLLGSMVGSACGRWLALDEERSRSLIAAGAASGIAASFNAPIGGMLFAMEVIIGGFKVRSLQVVVIAAVLSSVISRQLLGGELIYAVERDYVLEDPRELMLYAALGVLAVLVARTSMATEEAMKRRFTSSPLPDWTQPAIGGLMVGVLALGLPEVLGTGHDNPPLPLLSPAVGTDPVRSFIEGGPGTGLAAAGFLLVLMVGKILAANSSIASGHPVGELAPTLFIGASLGGALGHVATVVLPGTGIEPGAYALVGMAAAFGASGKAPLTGILIVFELTSDYGLVLPLMLATGLSTFLADRLWEGSVYTRQLRRDGVVYAEPDDIDVMQTVSVGEVMTVDPETVTADLSVVDLAERFVATGHHGYPVVDAEGRLAGIVTRADVDARLGDADPGNLTVGDIATTTVSTVTPDDPVFRAVRRMAALNVGRVPVVAADDRGKLVGLIRRSDLVQAYQRAITRSMGVQQRKDRSRLRELADTRFAEVVVAPASLADGRQIQHIEWPERTLVTGIRRGGEALTPSGTTRLHAGDEVVFLTASESIEDVRAILADPATVPEDSA, encoded by the coding sequence ATGCGTGCGGTCACGACCCTGCGCGAACGGAACCCGCTGACCAAGGCGGGTCGTACAGCCCTGCGCACGTCGGTGCTCGACCGCAGCCGCAACGACGGGGCCATGCTCGCGATCGCGGCGGCCGTCGGCATCGGTACCGGCCTGCTGGCCGTCCTGCTGGTCACCCTGATCGTCCTGGTCAAGGGCTTCGTCTGGGGCCCCAGCCCCGTCCGCTGGCAGGTCATCGCCGTGCCGGTGCTGGGCGGATTCGTCGTCGGCGGACTGCGTGTCCTCAGCGGGTCCCAGAGCCACGACTCCGGGGTCACCGCGACCATGCGAGCCATCGCGATCCACGCCGGCCACATCCCGGTGCTGCGCACGCTGGTCAAGGGGGTCGGCACCGTGGTGTCGATCGGAACCGGTGCGGCTGGTGGGCGCGAGGGCCCCATGGTGCTGCTCGGCTCGATGGTCGGATCGGCCTGCGGTCGGTGGCTGGCGCTGGACGAGGAACGCAGCCGGTCGCTGATCGCCGCCGGCGCCGCCAGCGGCATCGCTGCATCCTTCAACGCGCCGATCGGCGGGATGCTCTTCGCGATGGAGGTGATCATCGGCGGGTTCAAGGTCCGCTCGTTGCAGGTCGTGGTCATCGCCGCCGTCCTGTCCTCCGTCATCAGCCGGCAGCTGCTCGGCGGCGAGCTGATCTACGCCGTCGAACGCGACTACGTCCTGGAGGACCCACGCGAGCTGATGCTCTACGCCGCGCTCGGTGTCCTCGCCGTCCTGGTTGCCCGGACCTCGATGGCGACCGAGGAGGCGATGAAGCGCCGGTTCACGAGCAGCCCGCTGCCCGACTGGACCCAGCCGGCCATCGGCGGGCTGATGGTCGGCGTCCTTGCACTGGGCCTGCCCGAGGTGCTGGGGACCGGCCACGACAACCCCCCGTTGCCGCTGCTGTCACCCGCGGTGGGGACCGACCCCGTCCGCTCCTTCATCGAGGGCGGGCCGGGGACGGGACTCGCGGCCGCCGGGTTCCTGCTCGTGCTGATGGTCGGCAAGATCCTCGCCGCCAACAGCTCCATCGCCAGCGGCCATCCCGTCGGGGAGCTCGCACCCACGCTGTTCATCGGCGCCAGCCTGGGCGGGGCGCTCGGACACGTCGCCACCGTCGTGCTTCCCGGCACCGGCATCGAGCCGGGCGCCTACGCGCTGGTCGGCATGGCTGCGGCGTTCGGTGCCTCGGGCAAGGCCCCGTTGACGGGGATCCTCATCGTGTTCGAGCTGACCAGCGACTACGGGCTCGTCCTGCCCCTGATGCTGGCCACGGGCCTGTCGACCTTCCTCGCCGATCGCCTGTGGGAGGGGTCGGTCTACACCCGGCAGCTGCGCCGCGACGGTGTGGTCTACGCCGAACCCGACGACATCGACGTCATGCAGACCGTCTCGGTGGGCGAGGTCATGACCGTTGATCCCGAGACGGTGACCGCCGACCTGTCGGTGGTGGACCTGGCCGAACGCTTCGTCGCCACCGGCCACCACGGCTACCCGGTCGTGGATGCCGAGGGGCGGCTGGCGGGGATCGTGACCCGCGCCGACGTCGATGCCCGGCTTGGCGACGCCGATCCGGGGAACCTGACCGTCGGCGACATCGCCACCACGACGGTGTCCACCGTGACCCCCGACGACCCGGTCTTCCGCGCCGTGCGACGCATGGCCGCGCTCAACGTCGGCCGCGTTCCCGTGGTCGCCGCCGACGACAGGGGCAAGCTCGTCGGCCTCATTCGCCGCAGCGACCTCGTGCAGGCCTACCAACGGGCGATCACCCGCAGCATGGGCGTGCAGCAGCGCAAGGACCGCTCGCGGCTGCGCGAGCTCGCCGACACGCGGTTCGCCGAGGTCGTGGTCGCCCCGGCCTCGCTGGCCGACGGTCGCCAGATCCAGCACATCGAGTGGCCCGAGCGCACCCTGGTCACCGGGATCCGGCGGGGCGGCGAGGCGCTGACCCCGTCGGGCACGACCCGCCTGCACGCCGGCGACGAGGTGGTATTCCTCACGGCGTCGGAGTCCATCGAGGACGTCCGGGCCATCCTCGCCGACCCCGCGACGGTGCCCGAGGACAGCGCGTGA
- a CDS encoding GGDEF domain-containing protein, which translates to MTESTARLLLVAADAEAQRRFHELSGDAGGPTWEIVVVDDTDVASRRLDTASFDAVVLPAAIADARCLARIRRAGSDAAVVVLREDVADDVPLDPQDVGIQSTLDLWTLDARTLALTVQLAIERHRLTLEQARTRRQAEQLAAVASSRDPLTGLPVGEPLLQAADRVLADAIRFGRPLTVGLLEVHGLDGVRGAHGDGVGDGVMIHVTGLLVACLRTSDLLGRLGGDQLLVAMPGTDATSAMHAARRIQDALQARPCTVGEVVRSLEVTVGLAALSGLMAVDELVFRADAALATARTKGPSGLHLMPEPAVH; encoded by the coding sequence ATGACGGAGTCCACCGCCCGTCTGCTGCTCGTCGCGGCCGACGCCGAGGCGCAGCGGCGGTTCCACGAGCTCTCCGGGGACGCCGGCGGCCCGACGTGGGAGATCGTCGTCGTCGACGACACCGACGTCGCCAGCCGGCGGCTCGACACCGCGTCCTTCGACGCCGTGGTGCTGCCGGCGGCCATCGCCGACGCGAGGTGCCTGGCCCGGATCCGTCGAGCCGGCAGCGACGCCGCGGTCGTGGTGCTTCGCGAGGACGTCGCCGACGACGTGCCCCTGGACCCCCAGGACGTCGGCATCCAGAGCACCCTGGACCTGTGGACCCTCGACGCCCGGACCCTGGCGCTCACCGTCCAGCTGGCCATCGAACGCCACCGCCTGACGCTGGAGCAGGCACGCACACGTCGTCAGGCCGAGCAGCTGGCCGCGGTGGCCTCCTCGCGGGACCCCCTGACGGGCCTTCCGGTGGGTGAACCGCTGCTGCAGGCTGCCGACAGGGTGCTGGCCGACGCGATCAGGTTCGGTCGGCCGCTGACCGTGGGACTGCTGGAGGTGCACGGCCTGGACGGGGTGCGTGGGGCCCATGGTGACGGGGTGGGTGACGGCGTGATGATTCACGTGACCGGCCTGCTGGTCGCCTGCCTGCGAACCAGCGACCTGCTGGGGCGGCTCGGGGGAGACCAGCTGCTGGTCGCCATGCCCGGCACCGACGCCACGTCGGCCATGCACGCGGCACGACGGATCCAGGACGCCCTGCAGGCCCGACCCTGCACGGTCGGCGAGGTCGTCCGCTCTCTCGAGGTCACCGTCGGCCTGGCCGCCCTGTCGGGGCTGATGGCCGTCGACGAGCTGGTCTTCCGGGCCGACGCCGCCCTGGCGACGGCGCGGACCAAGGGGCCGTCCGGCCTGCACCTGATGCCCGAGCCCGCGGTCCACTGA
- the selA gene encoding L-seryl-tRNA(Sec) selenium transferase, with translation MAHASANPYADLPRMDDLLTAAAALIERHGRTPVVERLRAEMDRSRAGIAEGRPADDAATILGRAADALDTAPRPGPRRVVNAAGVVVHTNLGRAPLSPTAVAAMVDVAGYCDLEYDLDTGRRGSRGAHVDGLLAELTGAADAMVVNNCAAALVLVLAALASGREVVVSRGHLVEIGGSFRLPDVMASSGARLLEVGTTNRTRAEDYREGDDVAALLTVHPSNFTQDGFVTQPRLAEVADVARDRGIPLVHDAGSGLLAPVDHPAMADEPSMRAAIDDGADLVLASGDKLLGGPQAGLIVGRADLVQRCRRHPLARALRLDKLRLAALVATLDAHRRGAGGTVDALLAVDHAELGARVDALRDRVGGTVVEGTTMVGGGSAPGVGVTSPVLRVALDHPLRIAEAMRHADPPVIVRVADGAVVVDLRTVTPADDALVTDALRAALQGAPVPGPDAGHRE, from the coding sequence ATGGCACACGCGTCAGCCAACCCCTACGCCGACCTGCCACGGATGGACGACCTGCTGACCGCCGCGGCGGCGCTGATCGAGCGGCACGGCCGCACACCCGTGGTCGAGCGGCTGCGCGCCGAGATGGACCGCAGCCGCGCCGGGATCGCCGAGGGACGACCCGCCGATGACGCCGCCACGATCCTCGGCCGCGCAGCCGACGCCCTGGACACCGCACCCCGCCCCGGGCCGCGACGGGTCGTCAACGCCGCGGGGGTGGTCGTGCACACCAACCTCGGCCGTGCACCCCTGTCCCCCACCGCGGTCGCGGCGATGGTCGACGTCGCGGGGTACTGCGACCTGGAGTACGACCTGGACACGGGCCGGCGTGGCTCCCGGGGCGCGCACGTCGACGGCCTGCTGGCCGAGCTGACCGGGGCCGCCGACGCCATGGTCGTCAACAACTGCGCCGCCGCCCTCGTCCTGGTCCTCGCCGCCCTGGCGTCGGGCCGCGAGGTCGTCGTCAGCCGAGGCCACCTCGTGGAGATCGGCGGGTCGTTCCGCCTGCCCGACGTGATGGCGTCCTCGGGGGCACGGCTGCTCGAGGTCGGCACCACCAACCGGACGCGCGCCGAGGACTACCGTGAGGGCGACGACGTGGCGGCGTTGCTGACGGTGCATCCCTCCAACTTCACCCAGGACGGCTTCGTCACCCAGCCGCGGCTGGCGGAGGTCGCCGATGTCGCACGCGACCGCGGCATCCCGCTGGTGCACGACGCCGGGTCGGGCCTGCTGGCCCCCGTCGACCATCCGGCGATGGCGGACGAACCCTCCATGCGTGCGGCCATCGACGACGGGGCCGACCTCGTCCTGGCCAGCGGTGACAAGCTGCTCGGCGGACCGCAGGCGGGGCTGATCGTCGGCCGGGCCGACCTCGTCCAGCGGTGCCGCCGCCATCCGCTGGCGCGGGCGCTGCGCCTGGACAAGCTGCGGCTCGCCGCGCTGGTCGCGACCCTCGACGCCCACCGGCGGGGAGCGGGCGGCACCGTCGATGCCCTGCTCGCCGTGGACCATGCCGAGCTCGGCGCCCGCGTGGACGCCCTCCGCGACCGGGTGGGCGGGACCGTGGTCGAGGGCACAACGATGGTGGGAGGTGGCTCGGCCCCCGGCGTCGGGGTCACCAGCCCAGTGCTGCGCGTGGCGCTCGACCATCCGCTCCGCATCGCCGAGGCGATGCGCCACGCCGACCCGCCCGTGATCGTGCGGGTTGCCGACGGTGCCGTCGTGGTCGACCTGCGCACCGTGACGCCTGCCGATGATGCCCTCGTGACCGACGCGCTCCGCGCGGCACTGCAGGGCGCCCCGGTGCCGGGCCCCGACGCCGGGCATCGCGAGTGA